Proteins from a single region of Streptomyces spectabilis:
- a CDS encoding SDR family NAD(P)-dependent oxidoreductase → MELHLKDKVFLVTGASAGIGEATARLLAAEGAQVVTVARAPHTITAPGPAIHTLAADVTDPGAPARVIDTVLEHHRRLDGLVNNVGGLTSRTGFLDVSDEQWLHSFELNFHSAVRMTRAALPALLDGQAGSLVHVASEAARFPDAPIVDYAAAKTALLSVSKTLAAEFGPRGIRSNVVSPGPTRTALFDAPGGFADQLAARFQRPREEAVDHFVREVRRLPTGRIGTPDDVARVIAYLLSPLAGQVTGSEWPVDGGALRQL, encoded by the coding sequence GTGGAACTGCACCTGAAGGACAAGGTCTTCCTCGTCACCGGGGCCTCCGCCGGGATCGGTGAGGCCACCGCCCGGCTGCTGGCCGCCGAAGGCGCCCAGGTCGTCACCGTCGCCCGCGCCCCCCACACGATCACCGCCCCCGGCCCCGCGATCCACACCCTGGCCGCCGACGTCACCGACCCCGGCGCCCCCGCCCGCGTCATCGACACCGTCCTTGAGCACCACCGGCGCCTGGACGGCCTGGTGAACAACGTCGGCGGCCTGACCTCGCGCACCGGCTTCCTCGACGTGAGCGACGAACAGTGGCTGCACAGCTTCGAGTTGAACTTCCACTCCGCCGTGCGCATGACCCGCGCCGCCCTGCCCGCCCTGCTCGACGGCCAGGCCGGCTCCCTGGTCCACGTCGCCAGCGAGGCCGCCCGCTTCCCCGACGCCCCCATCGTCGACTACGCCGCCGCCAAGACCGCGCTGCTGTCCGTCTCCAAGACCCTGGCCGCGGAGTTCGGCCCCCGCGGCATCCGCTCCAACGTCGTCTCGCCCGGCCCCACCCGCACCGCCCTGTTCGACGCCCCCGGCGGCTTCGCCGACCAGCTCGCCGCCCGCTTCCAGCGCCCCCGCGAGGAGGCCGTCGACCACTTCGTGCGCGAAGTGCGCCGCCTGCCCACCGGCCGCATCGGCACCCCCGACGACGTCGCCCGCGTCATCGCCTACCTGCTGTCCCCCCTGGCCGGCCAGGTCACCGGCTCCGAATGGCCCGTCGACGGCGGCGCCCTGCGCCAGCTCTGA
- a CDS encoding alanine dehydrogenase, giving the protein MTQLTVGLITAPRATGDRRLPLHPQHLARLEAGISSRLYVETGYGTAFGVSDDHLAQACGGICTRQEIFAECDVILVHHPAPQDLTDLKNGQILWAYPHLAAPAAPARPPGRRPALLTPSRPHPPRPDHTPRQAPAHPDAMTGYCSVTHALAAAGRTGHWGPPLHAAVIGDGAAAQGAVDALRTQNITRITRLTTRFPGPGAPEHTAQLETDDTGTLHAVRTTGHLPLAELLARHDIIVTCEPPPAGEPLTFLTAAQSAALKPGTLIVDIPAAPEAGFPWAHPTTLAHPLRQITAGVQYYAVPDSPSYLFNSATWTRSTALLPHLATVVAGRAHWTTPPPGHPGHTPQTTPGPSPLR; this is encoded by the coding sequence ATGACCCAGCTCACGGTTGGCCTCATCACGGCACCCCGCGCGACCGGCGACCGGCGCCTGCCCCTGCACCCGCAGCACCTGGCCCGGCTGGAGGCCGGCATCAGCAGCCGGCTGTACGTCGAGACCGGCTACGGCACCGCCTTCGGCGTCAGCGACGACCACCTCGCCCAGGCCTGCGGCGGCATCTGCACCCGCCAGGAGATCTTCGCCGAATGCGACGTGATCCTCGTCCACCACCCCGCCCCCCAGGACCTCACGGACCTGAAGAACGGCCAGATCCTGTGGGCCTACCCGCACCTGGCGGCCCCCGCCGCCCCCGCCCGGCCCCCGGGCCGCCGCCCCGCCCTCCTCACCCCGTCCCGCCCCCACCCGCCCAGACCGGACCACACCCCCCGCCAGGCCCCCGCACACCCGGACGCGATGACGGGCTACTGCTCGGTCACCCACGCCCTGGCCGCCGCCGGCAGAACCGGCCACTGGGGCCCGCCCCTGCACGCGGCCGTCATCGGCGACGGGGCGGCGGCCCAGGGAGCCGTCGACGCCCTGCGGACCCAGAACATCACCCGCATCACCCGCCTCACCACCCGCTTCCCCGGCCCCGGCGCCCCCGAGCACACCGCCCAGCTGGAGACCGACGACACCGGCACCCTCCACGCCGTCCGGACCACCGGCCACCTGCCCCTGGCCGAACTCCTCGCCCGCCACGACATCATCGTCACCTGCGAGCCCCCGCCCGCCGGCGAGCCGCTGACCTTCCTGACCGCCGCCCAGAGTGCCGCCCTCAAGCCGGGCACCCTCATCGTGGACATCCCCGCCGCACCCGAGGCCGGCTTCCCCTGGGCCCACCCCACCACCCTGGCCCACCCCCTGCGCCAGATCACCGCCGGCGTCCAGTACTACGCCGTCCCCGACAGCCCCTCCTACCTGTTCAACTCCGCGACCTGGACCCGCAGCACCGCACTCCTGCCCCACCTCGCCACCGTCGTGGCCGGCCGGGCCCACTGGACCACACCCCCGCCCGGCCACCCGGGACACACCCCGCAAACGACACCGGGCCCCTCACCGCTTCGGTGA
- a CDS encoding lyase family protein — protein sequence MSEPSGPAPEMAPLAPDPGPPPPGGEGPAAAAGRAEPATGTPPRPDGTPAPAPAAPPPAEEAARPAGEAAEAAEDTGLLAPVRAGVPAEAAVTDQAWLHAMLAAEAALARAQARLGTIPERAADTITRAAAATRIEPRLLALASRETANPVVPLVKEFTREVAALDATAAEYVHRGSTSQDILDTATMLVTAHALRLIRGDLHRTAQALARLARTHRDTLATARTLALHALPTTFGLKAASWRQLIQDALTRTDRLLDGGLPVSLGGAAGTLAGYLEHATTVTDPASYTEDLTLAFATETGLATPDLPWHSLRTPIADTAAVLAFTAGALGKFAIDVQTLTRTEIGEVTEPTRPGRGSSSAMPHKRNPVLSTLIRSTALQVPALAATLFHCLLSEDERSAGAWHAEWQPLREALRLVGGAAHTAAALAEGLRTDPERMRRNTGLTQGRMLAERVAAALTPHLGRARAGALLSQAADEAARTGRTLAEILAATGELAPHHGLVGPLLDPAHYTGAAAPLVDRALPPRADS from the coding sequence ATGTCCGAACCCAGCGGCCCCGCCCCCGAGATGGCACCACTGGCCCCGGACCCCGGCCCGCCCCCGCCCGGCGGCGAAGGGCCCGCGGCGGCAGCGGGCCGGGCCGAACCCGCCACCGGCACACCGCCGCGCCCCGACGGCACCCCCGCCCCCGCCCCGGCCGCACCCCCGCCCGCCGAAGAGGCCGCCCGGCCCGCCGGGGAAGCGGCCGAGGCGGCCGAGGACACCGGCCTGCTCGCCCCCGTCCGCGCGGGCGTCCCCGCCGAGGCCGCCGTCACCGACCAGGCCTGGCTGCACGCGATGCTGGCCGCCGAGGCCGCCCTGGCCCGCGCCCAGGCCCGCCTGGGCACCATCCCCGAAAGGGCCGCGGACACCATCACCCGGGCCGCGGCCGCCACCCGCATCGAGCCGCGCCTGCTGGCCCTCGCCTCCCGCGAGACCGCCAACCCGGTCGTGCCGCTGGTCAAGGAGTTCACCCGCGAAGTCGCCGCCCTGGACGCGACGGCTGCCGAGTACGTGCACCGCGGCTCCACCAGCCAGGACATCCTCGACACCGCCACCATGCTGGTCACCGCGCACGCGCTGCGCCTGATCCGCGGCGACCTGCACCGCACCGCCCAGGCCCTGGCCCGCCTCGCCCGCACCCACCGCGACACCCTGGCCACCGCCCGCACCCTGGCCCTGCACGCCCTGCCCACCACCTTCGGCCTGAAGGCCGCCAGCTGGCGCCAGCTCATCCAGGACGCCCTCACCCGCACGGACCGCCTCCTCGACGGCGGCCTGCCCGTCTCCCTCGGCGGCGCCGCGGGCACCCTGGCCGGCTACCTCGAACACGCCACCACCGTCACCGACCCCGCCTCCTACACCGAGGACCTCACCCTGGCCTTCGCCACCGAGACCGGCCTGGCCACCCCCGACCTGCCCTGGCACAGCCTGCGCACCCCCATCGCCGACACCGCCGCCGTCCTGGCCTTCACCGCGGGCGCGCTCGGCAAGTTCGCCATCGACGTACAGACCCTGACCCGCACCGAGATCGGCGAGGTCACCGAGCCCACCCGGCCCGGACGCGGCAGCTCCTCGGCCATGCCCCACAAACGCAACCCCGTGCTGTCCACCCTGATCCGCTCCACCGCCCTGCAGGTGCCCGCGCTCGCCGCCACCCTCTTCCACTGCCTGCTCTCGGAGGACGAGCGCTCCGCCGGCGCCTGGCACGCCGAATGGCAGCCGCTGCGCGAGGCCCTGCGCCTGGTCGGCGGCGCCGCCCACACCGCGGCCGCCCTCGCCGAGGGCCTGCGCACCGACCCCGAGCGGATGCGCCGCAACACCGGCCTCACCCAGGGCCGCATGCTGGCCGAACGCGTGGCCGCCGCCCTCACCCCGCACCTGGGCCGCGCCCGTGCCGGGGCGCTGCTGTCCCAGGCCGCCGACGAGGCCGCCCGCACCGGCCGCACCCTGGCCGAGATCCTGGCCGCCACCGGCGAACTGGCCCCCCACCACGGCCTCGTGGGCCCCCTGCTGGACCCCGCCCACTACACCGGCGCCGCGGCCCCCCTGGTCGACCGCGCCCTGCCGCCGCGGGCGGACAGCTGA
- a CDS encoding GNAT family N-acetyltransferase: MPQAILHTERLRLVPLSHAHIEHQIELDADPEVMRYLGGPRTRAQVVDTAHRAALADARRADGLGYWAGFTGGHFTGYWILRPPGDTDEPAPPGQAELGYRLLRRHWRQGLGSEGSAELIRHGFQDLALDRICAMTSAANTASRATMAAVGLRHARDFDAEASWFPPGTDLRSVEYAITRTQWNADRAA; encoded by the coding sequence ATGCCCCAAGCGATCTTGCACACCGAACGGCTCCGCCTCGTCCCGCTGTCCCACGCACACATCGAGCACCAGATCGAGCTCGACGCCGACCCCGAGGTGATGCGCTACCTGGGCGGCCCCCGCACCCGCGCACAGGTGGTGGACACCGCCCACCGCGCGGCCCTGGCCGACGCCCGGCGCGCCGACGGCCTGGGGTACTGGGCCGGGTTCACCGGCGGACACTTCACCGGCTACTGGATCCTGCGGCCCCCCGGCGACACCGACGAACCGGCCCCGCCGGGCCAGGCCGAACTCGGCTACCGGCTCCTGCGCCGCCACTGGCGACAGGGCCTGGGCAGCGAGGGATCGGCCGAACTCATCCGGCACGGCTTCCAGGACCTCGCCCTGGACCGGATCTGCGCCATGACCTCGGCCGCCAACACCGCCTCCCGGGCGACGATGGCCGCCGTCGGCCTGCGCCACGCACGCGACTTCGACGCCGAGGCCAGCTGGTTCCCGCCGGGAACCGACCTGCGCTCCGTCGAGTACGCGATCACCCGCACCCAGTGGAACGCGGACCGGGCCGCCTGA
- a CDS encoding (2Fe-2S)-binding protein, with product MPEHTFGLNGEQVTVEAADDERLLWVLRDILGVTGPKYGCGINVCKACTSHLNGKAANPCAIRVKDLRPGDEVTTIEGLADTVEAELHPMQQAWLEQDVVQCGYCQPGQIMAAVALVRRVAQEGREITDADLDGIRNICRCGTYFRIREAIRAGAARM from the coding sequence GTGCCTGAGCACACGTTTGGTCTCAACGGCGAGCAGGTCACGGTCGAGGCCGCCGACGACGAGAGGCTGTTGTGGGTGCTGCGGGACATCCTGGGCGTGACCGGGCCGAAGTACGGCTGCGGCATCAACGTCTGCAAGGCCTGCACCAGCCACCTCAACGGCAAGGCGGCCAACCCGTGCGCGATCCGCGTCAAGGACCTGCGGCCCGGTGATGAGGTCACCACCATCGAGGGTCTTGCCGACACCGTGGAGGCGGAGCTGCATCCGATGCAGCAGGCGTGGCTGGAGCAGGACGTGGTCCAGTGCGGCTACTGCCAGCCCGGCCAGATCATGGCGGCGGTGGCGCTGGTGCGCCGCGTCGCGCAGGAGGGCCGTGAGATCACCGATGCCGATCTGGACGGGATCCGCAACATCTGCCGCTGCGGTACGTACTTCCGTATCCGGGAAGCGATCCGGGCCGGTGCCGCACGGATGTGA
- a CDS encoding GbsR/MarR family transcriptional regulator translates to MPGNRLTQQDRRQIAAGLADGLSYTAIAKHLKRPTSTVTREVMRNGGPREYRADRAHHAAGRRARRDRPAGGALPQPSLPAAGSEDYGRNGQAVRAYEERLVHLLVSIGLQGMVSRVLACICVTDSGSVTSADLARRLRVSPASVSKAIGQLERQEIVRREREEGQRHDRYVIDDDVMYRAIVGNLRRNTAFAETVHEGVGVLGAATPAGARLQEMGQLLDHVSHSMIRSLEQWRALTALPAGPGSGAGGQGG, encoded by the coding sequence ATGCCAGGGAACAGACTGACGCAGCAGGACCGCCGGCAGATCGCGGCGGGCCTGGCCGACGGGCTTTCGTACACCGCGATCGCCAAACACCTGAAGCGGCCGACGTCGACCGTCACCCGGGAGGTGATGCGCAACGGCGGGCCCCGCGAGTACCGGGCGGACCGCGCGCACCACGCGGCGGGGCGGCGGGCCCGGCGGGACCGGCCCGCGGGCGGCGCCCTGCCGCAGCCGTCGCTGCCGGCGGCCGGCAGCGAGGACTACGGGCGCAACGGGCAGGCGGTGCGCGCCTACGAGGAGCGCCTGGTCCATCTCCTGGTCTCCATCGGCCTGCAGGGGATGGTCTCGCGGGTGCTCGCCTGCATCTGCGTCACCGACTCCGGCAGCGTCACCTCCGCCGACCTGGCCCGGCGGCTGCGGGTGAGCCCGGCCTCGGTCTCCAAGGCCATCGGCCAGCTGGAGCGGCAGGAGATCGTGCGGCGCGAGCGCGAGGAGGGGCAGCGGCACGACCGGTACGTCATCGACGACGACGTGATGTACCGGGCCATCGTGGGCAATCTGCGGCGCAACACCGCCTTCGCCGAGACCGTCCACGAGGGGGTCGGGGTGCTGGGCGCCGCCACGCCCGCCGGGGCGCGGCTGCAGGAGATGGGCCAGCTCCTGGACCACGTCAGTCACAGCATGATCCGGTCGCTCGAGCAGTGGCGGGCCCTGACCGCCCTGCCGGCCGGGCCCGGCAGCGGTGCGGGTGGGCAGGGCGGATAG
- a CDS encoding tetratricopeptide repeat protein, protein MTRDRHGQVMTCTDAAAVRHYEKALEELLFFREEVAGQAGAVLEASPRSVMGHVLKAYLGLLGTEEKDAAQAAEAFGAFRREVAAGGLTARERMHVEAASAWLAGDMHRAGRVLGDLVVAHPRDVLALAVGHQIDFFTGDAVLLRDRIGGALAAWDRDDPHYGLLQGMYAFGLEEAGHYTLAEQVGLEAVERNARDVWGIHAVVHAYEMQGRHEDGIGYLDARRQAWSSGNYLKVHNWWHYALYLLETGDTGEVLAVYDAALHHEGSAGAAMELLDASALLWRLYLAGAGTGSRWEVLARAWARRQDGPHYAFNDVHAVMAYVGAGRIGDAERLIGAREAWLGEAGAGVSNAAMTARIGLPVCRALVAYGQRRYAQAVGLLLPLRRCLQEFGGSHAQRDALQKTLVEAALRAGEDDLGRTLLSERLALRSRCPYNQRAWARLAARGPGGMAG, encoded by the coding sequence ATGACCAGGGATCGGCACGGCCAGGTGATGACGTGCACCGACGCCGCGGCGGTGCGGCACTACGAGAAGGCGCTGGAGGAGCTGCTCTTCTTCCGCGAGGAGGTGGCCGGGCAGGCCGGGGCCGTGCTCGAGGCCTCGCCCCGCTCCGTGATGGGCCACGTCCTGAAGGCCTACCTCGGGCTGCTGGGCACGGAGGAGAAGGACGCGGCCCAGGCGGCCGAGGCGTTCGGGGCGTTCCGCCGGGAGGTTGCGGCCGGGGGCCTGACGGCGCGGGAGCGGATGCATGTCGAGGCGGCGTCCGCCTGGCTGGCGGGCGACATGCACCGGGCCGGCCGGGTGCTGGGCGACCTCGTGGTGGCGCACCCCCGGGACGTCCTGGCGCTGGCCGTCGGCCATCAGATCGACTTCTTCACCGGGGACGCGGTGCTGCTGCGCGACCGCATCGGCGGGGCGCTGGCCGCCTGGGACCGGGACGATCCGCACTACGGCCTGCTCCAGGGCATGTACGCCTTCGGCCTGGAGGAGGCCGGGCACTACACGCTGGCCGAGCAGGTGGGCCTGGAGGCCGTCGAGCGCAACGCGCGCGACGTCTGGGGCATCCACGCCGTCGTGCACGCCTACGAGATGCAGGGGCGGCACGAGGACGGCATCGGCTACCTGGATGCCCGCCGGCAGGCCTGGTCGAGCGGCAACTACCTGAAGGTGCACAACTGGTGGCACTACGCCCTGTATCTGCTGGAGACGGGCGACACCGGCGAGGTGCTGGCCGTCTACGACGCGGCCCTGCACCACGAGGGCTCGGCCGGGGCGGCGATGGAGCTCCTGGACGCCTCCGCGCTGCTGTGGCGCCTGTATCTGGCGGGCGCCGGCACCGGCAGCCGGTGGGAGGTGCTCGCGCGGGCGTGGGCGCGGCGCCAGGACGGGCCGCACTACGCCTTCAACGACGTCCACGCCGTGATGGCCTACGTCGGTGCCGGCCGGATCGGGGATGCCGAACGGCTCATCGGTGCGCGGGAGGCGTGGCTGGGTGAGGCCGGTGCGGGGGTGTCGAACGCGGCGATGACGGCGCGGATCGGTCTTCCGGTGTGCCGGGCGCTGGTGGCGTACGGGCAGCGGCGCTACGCGCAGGCGGTGGGTCTGCTGCTGCCGTTGCGCCGGTGCCTGCAGGAGTTCGGGGGCAGTCACGCCCAGCGGGATGCGCTGCAGAAGACGCTGGTCGAGGCCGCGTTGCGCGCGGGTGAGGACGATCTGGGCCGCACGCTGCTGAGCGAGCGCCTCGCTCTGCGCTCCCGGTGCCCGTACAACCAGCGGGCGTGGGCGCGGCTGGCGGCGAGGGGGCCCGGGGGGATGGCCGGCTGA
- a CDS encoding molybdopterin cofactor-binding domain-containing protein has translation MGLRRKATAGDGAGVERPEAAGPGGGGVGRRRFLGFVLAAPTLVTAAELGTAPAAEAGTALPEITDLVDLNDVMTTAALPTSHLVTVEVHEDGTVSFALPRAEVGQGITTSTAMLIAEELGVPLERVRVTLADARPELVFNQLTGASNTTISTYAPIRVAAAVARERLLRAAADVLGSPAGGLSLEAGVVRSRAGGSVGIRELARKAASVTVRRVAVELKERGRFTVIGRPHNRIDALAAVTGRKKFAMDLDVPGALPTMVCRAPTLNGRVGSVANLEEVRAMAGVTDAGVVSTGVAVRARTFGQCIEAVRALRVAWRPGTAEGSSDESVLEELREAELPLGLPPLTKSVEARFTFHFRGNSALEPNCAIADVRPDGAEIWSALKAPIVAKQAIAARLGLPPGAVRVHVTEGGGSFGRKLFFDAALEAAEISRKFGKPVKLMWHRADDARQGRAHPMATSRVRAAYAGDTVLSFKQRHTSVATDFGHGLGEVFTALAAKLPVGDAAFSQTFFHLTQSMPYAFGVHSRLLSETGKGFNTGSMRGVYSPDVVCARELIVDQLAAKTGRDPFGFRREALRDARARAVLEKAAEAGDWGRRLPEGMAQGIAFHGEYRAASAVLVEIDCRRQTVERPVRDGVSGPRVTKAVVAVDVGLAVNPRGLEAQMMGGVMDGIAQALTSSLHLREGHFLEASWDNYFYTRQWNTPLELKVVVMPPTTGEPGGAGELAVAASMAAVACAYGRATGSMPTRFPVNHGTLSFVPKPTVPPVPASPTDGLDHVR, from the coding sequence ATGGGTTTACGGCGGAAGGCAACGGCCGGGGACGGGGCCGGAGTTGAGCGTCCGGAGGCGGCGGGGCCGGGCGGGGGCGGGGTGGGGCGGCGCCGGTTCCTCGGCTTCGTGCTGGCCGCGCCCACCCTGGTGACCGCTGCCGAGCTGGGGACGGCGCCGGCGGCCGAGGCGGGGACCGCCCTGCCGGAGATCACCGACCTGGTGGACCTGAACGACGTGATGACGACCGCGGCGCTGCCGACCTCGCACCTGGTGACGGTGGAGGTGCACGAGGACGGCACGGTGTCGTTCGCGCTGCCGCGGGCCGAGGTGGGCCAGGGCATCACGACGTCGACGGCGATGCTGATCGCCGAGGAGCTGGGGGTGCCCCTGGAGCGGGTGCGCGTCACGCTGGCCGACGCGCGGCCGGAGCTGGTGTTCAACCAGCTCACCGGCGCGTCCAACACCACCATCTCGACCTACGCCCCCATCCGGGTCGCCGCCGCTGTGGCCCGGGAGCGGCTGCTGCGGGCCGCGGCCGACGTGCTCGGCTCTCCGGCCGGGGGGCTCTCGCTGGAGGCGGGCGTCGTCAGGAGCCGCGCGGGCGGGAGCGTGGGGATCAGGGAGCTGGCGAGGAAGGCGGCGAGCGTCACGGTGCGGCGGGTGGCGGTGGAACTCAAGGAGCGCGGCCGGTTCACGGTCATCGGCCGGCCCCACAACCGGATCGACGCGCTCGCCGCGGTGACGGGGCGCAAGAAGTTCGCGATGGACCTCGATGTTCCCGGCGCCCTGCCCACCATGGTGTGCCGGGCGCCGACCCTCAACGGCCGGGTCGGTTCGGTGGCCAATCTCGAGGAGGTCCGGGCCATGGCGGGCGTCACCGATGCCGGGGTGGTCTCCACCGGTGTGGCGGTGCGCGCGCGGACCTTCGGGCAGTGCATCGAGGCCGTGCGCGCGCTGCGGGTGGCGTGGCGGCCCGGCACCGCGGAGGGCAGCTCGGATGAGTCGGTGCTCGAGGAGCTGCGGGAGGCGGAGCTGCCGCTCGGCCTTCCGCCGCTGACGAAGTCGGTGGAGGCCCGGTTCACCTTCCACTTCCGCGGCAACAGCGCGCTTGAGCCCAACTGTGCGATCGCCGACGTGCGGCCGGACGGGGCGGAGATCTGGTCGGCGCTCAAGGCGCCGATCGTCGCCAAGCAGGCCATCGCGGCGCGGCTGGGGCTTCCTCCGGGCGCGGTGCGGGTGCATGTCACCGAGGGGGGCGGGTCGTTCGGGCGCAAGCTGTTCTTCGACGCGGCGCTGGAGGCCGCCGAGATCTCCCGGAAGTTCGGCAAGCCGGTCAAGCTCATGTGGCACCGGGCCGATGACGCCCGGCAGGGGCGGGCCCACCCCATGGCCACCTCCCGGGTGCGGGCCGCCTACGCCGGTGACACCGTGCTCAGCTTCAAGCAGCGGCACACCAGCGTGGCCACCGACTTCGGCCACGGCCTGGGCGAGGTGTTCACCGCGCTCGCGGCGAAGCTGCCGGTGGGCGATGCCGCCTTCTCCCAGACGTTCTTCCATCTCACGCAGTCGATGCCGTACGCCTTCGGTGTGCACAGCCGGCTGCTCAGCGAGACTGGCAAGGGGTTCAACACCGGCAGCATGCGCGGTGTCTACTCCCCCGACGTGGTGTGCGCGCGGGAGCTGATCGTCGATCAGCTCGCGGCGAAGACGGGCAGGGATCCCTTCGGTTTCCGGCGCGAGGCCCTGCGGGACGCCCGCGCCCGGGCGGTGCTGGAGAAGGCGGCCGAGGCCGGGGACTGGGGGCGGCGGCTGCCGGAGGGGATGGCGCAGGGGATCGCCTTCCACGGCGAGTACCGCGCGGCCAGTGCCGTCCTGGTGGAGATCGACTGCCGCCGACAGACCGTGGAGCGGCCGGTGCGTGACGGGGTGAGCGGGCCGCGGGTCACCAAGGCCGTCGTCGCCGTGGACGTCGGCCTGGCCGTCAACCCGCGGGGCCTGGAGGCGCAGATGATGGGCGGTGTCATGGACGGGATCGCGCAGGCGCTGACCTCCAGCCTGCACCTGCGCGAGGGACACTTCCTGGAGGCGAGCTGGGACAACTACTTCTACACCCGCCAGTGGAACACCCCGCTGGAGCTGAAGGTCGTCGTCATGCCGCCCACCACCGGCGAGCCCGGCGGTGCCGGGGAGCTGGCCGTCGCCGCGTCGATGGCCGCGGTGGCGTGTGCCTACGGGCGGGCGACGGGCAGCATGCCCACGCGGTTCCCGGTCAACCACGGCACGCTGTCCTTCGTGCCGAAGCCGACGGTGCCTCCCGTTCCCGCATCGCCCACCGACGGGCTCGACCATGTCCGCTGA
- a CDS encoding FAD-binding oxidoreductase — protein MPTRRALLGAGAGIAVASSSTLLVGSPPAQARPRPRRGRGTNWGQLGAALQGDLVLPGDSRYDRARQLASAQYDHLRPQAVAYCENATDVATCIRFAQDHDIHTAIRSGGHSFTGWSTTQGLVINLTRLDAVRTSGSTVHVGPATQMVDVVTQLATHGLAVPGGFCPTVCPGGFVTGGGHGWQHRKYGPASDRLVGAQVVLADGRVVTASAKQNPDLLWALRGGGGGNFGVITDFELAPTQVPVATTFTITWPWDKAQDMLVGYQQWAKGAAPELAPDAVLLLPDARPGAVPTAMVTGAYLGTATPLKTLLDQLVSLVGSAPATRVSEELPYDKAMMQRFGCATLTPTQCHTSGTAPGASLPRTAYTKNRGRMFARPLPAAGLNNLLTAYEADRRGGQTRVISLMALGGNANNVAPGATAYVHRDAQFTSVCGIDLTTPQPTAAEEKAAQDWVDGCFAAIDPHSNGRAYVNYPDPKLPDFAQAYYGTNLPRLTQVKRRYDPHGFFRFPHAITP, from the coding sequence ATGCCCACCAGAAGGGCCCTCCTGGGCGCCGGCGCGGGGATCGCCGTCGCCTCCTCCAGCACACTCCTGGTCGGCTCACCCCCGGCCCAGGCACGGCCCCGGCCCCGGCGCGGCCGCGGCACCAACTGGGGCCAGCTGGGCGCAGCCCTCCAGGGCGACCTCGTCCTGCCCGGCGACAGCCGCTACGACCGGGCCCGGCAGCTGGCCTCCGCCCAGTACGACCACCTGCGCCCGCAGGCCGTCGCCTACTGCGAGAACGCCACCGACGTGGCCACCTGCATCCGCTTCGCCCAGGACCACGACATCCACACCGCGATCCGCAGCGGCGGCCACAGCTTCACCGGCTGGTCCACCACCCAGGGCCTGGTCATCAACCTCACCCGCCTCGACGCGGTGCGCACCAGCGGCTCCACCGTCCACGTCGGGCCCGCCACCCAGATGGTCGACGTCGTCACCCAGCTCGCCACCCACGGCCTGGCCGTGCCCGGCGGCTTCTGCCCCACGGTGTGCCCCGGCGGCTTCGTCACCGGCGGCGGCCACGGCTGGCAGCACCGCAAGTACGGGCCCGCCAGCGACCGCCTGGTCGGCGCCCAGGTCGTCCTGGCCGACGGCCGCGTCGTCACCGCCTCCGCCAAACAGAACCCCGACCTGCTGTGGGCCCTGCGCGGGGGAGGGGGCGGCAACTTCGGAGTCATCACCGACTTCGAACTCGCCCCCACCCAGGTGCCCGTCGCCACCACCTTCACCATCACCTGGCCCTGGGACAAGGCCCAGGACATGCTCGTCGGCTACCAGCAGTGGGCGAAGGGCGCCGCCCCCGAACTCGCCCCCGACGCCGTCCTGCTGCTGCCCGACGCCCGCCCCGGCGCCGTGCCCACCGCCATGGTCACCGGCGCCTACCTCGGCACCGCCACCCCCCTCAAGACCCTGCTCGACCAGCTCGTCTCCCTCGTCGGCAGCGCCCCCGCCACCCGCGTCAGCGAGGAACTGCCCTACGACAAGGCGATGATGCAGCGCTTCGGCTGCGCCACCCTCACCCCCACCCAGTGCCACACCAGCGGCACCGCGCCCGGCGCGAGCCTGCCGCGCACCGCCTACACCAAGAACCGCGGCCGCATGTTCGCCCGCCCCCTGCCCGCCGCGGGCCTGAACAACCTGCTGACCGCCTACGAAGCGGACCGCCGCGGCGGACAGACCCGCGTCATCAGCCTGATGGCCCTGGGCGGCAACGCCAACAACGTCGCCCCCGGCGCCACCGCCTACGTCCACCGCGACGCCCAGTTCACCTCCGTGTGCGGCATCGACCTGACCACCCCCCAGCCCACCGCCGCCGAGGAGAAGGCCGCACAGGACTGGGTCGACGGCTGCTTCGCCGCCATCGACCCGCACTCCAACGGCCGCGCCTACGTCAACTACCCCGACCCGAAGCTGCCCGACTTCGCCCAGGCCTACTACGGCACCAACCTGCCCCGCCTCACCCAGGTCAAGCGCCGCTACGACCCCCACGGCTTCTTCCGCTTCCCCCACGCCATCACCCCCTGA